The nucleotide sequence AGCGACCGCGCCGGCGCCAACGCCCGGGACCACCGTGCCGTTGAGCCCGATGCGACGCGCCATTGCCGCCAATATGCTCAAGAGCAAGCAGACGATCCCGCACGCCTGGACGGTGGCCGAAGTCGACATGACCACCGTGGTGCGCTTCCGGCAGAAGGTCAAGGAGAGCTTCAAGCAGCGGGAGGGGATCGACCTCACCTACGTGCCGATCATCGTCATGGCGGTGGTCGAGAGTCTGAAGGCGGTGCCCGTGCTGAACGCTAGTTGGACCGACCAGGGCGTGCTGTTGCACAAGGACATCAATGTTGGCGTCGCCGTCTCGGTCGACGACGGCCTGATCGTGCCCGTCATCCACCAGGCGGACCGGATGTCGATATCCGGCCTGGCGAAGGCGATCGACGACCTGGCGAAACGGGCACGGGCCGGAAAGCTCGGCATCCCAGACGTCCAGGGGGCCACCTTCACCGTCAACAACCCGGGCACCTTCGGCACCATCCTGTCGTACTCGATCATCGCGCCGCCCCAGGCCGGCATCCTGGCGATGGACGCGATCGTCAAGCGGCCCGTGGTCGTCGAGGGGGACGCGATCGCGATCCGGTCGATGATGAACCTGTGCCTCAGCTTCGACCACCGCGTGCTTGATGGGGTGTCCGCCGCCCGCTTCCTGCAGGGCGTCCGCCGCTGGTTGGAAGGCTTCTCGGAGCAGGTGCCGCTGTACTGAAAGAGCCGGATTTCCCCAGGCCTTTGGGATACTGATAGCAATGGCTGACGTCGCTCCGATCAAGTTCTACGGCCGGTCGAAGCGCAACGCCGTGGTGCCGATCGACACCCGTCGGCCGGAGTGGCTGCGTGTGCGCCTGCCCGGCGGTGACAACTACTCCGAGTTGAAGGGGATCATGCGCGGCCTGGAGCTCCATACCGTGTGCGAGGAGGCGCGCTGCCCCAACATCGGCGAGTGCTGGCAGGCACGCACGGCGACCTTCATGATCCTCGGCGATACCTGCACCCGGGCCTGCGGCTTCTGCGCCGTCAAAACCGGGCGGCCGGGCACCCTCGACCTTGGGGAGCCGATTCGCGTCGCCGAGGCGGTCGAGCGGATGGGCCTGCACCACGCTGTCATCACCTCGGTCAACCGGGACGAGCTCCAAGACGGCGGGGCAGCCATCTTTGCCGGGACCATCCG is from Candidatus Dormiibacterota bacterium and encodes:
- a CDS encoding dihydrolipoamide acetyltransferase family protein, encoding MATSVKMPQLGESITEGTISKWLKKPGDQVKKYEGLVEIITDKVNAEVPAPLTGVLKEIKVQEGATVTVGTEIAVIEESVAATSSAPKAQPAPPADLVAVPSPVSGEGQGGGLEARTRLSPVVRALIEEHRISDAELARIEGSGIGGRISKKDVEDYVAKRTQPAAANGERQQAAAGPATAPAPTPGTTVPLSPMRRAIAANMLKSKQTIPHAWTVAEVDMTTVVRFRQKVKESFKQREGIDLTYVPIIVMAVVESLKAVPVLNASWTDQGVLLHKDINVGVAVSVDDGLIVPVIHQADRMSISGLAKAIDDLAKRARAGKLGIPDVQGATFTVNNPGTFGTILSYSIIAPPQAGILAMDAIVKRPVVVEGDAIAIRSMMNLCLSFDHRVLDGVSAARFLQGVRRWLEGFSEQVPLY